ATTTTGGATTTTCTCTGTAGGATAATAAATGCTTACTCAATGGACAATGTATCTTAATTTATGGTCTATATCGATGTTTAAATAGTGTATAATAAATTGGGTCTGGAATGATCAAGAAGGGGAAAACTGATATTATTTGATGTTTCCTTAAAATATGGAAAATTAAAATAAGGAAAGTAATGAATAGATTAAAAAAAGACAATAAATAATAAATAATTAAATAAATAATTGACTTGTTTTTTGCACGCCAAGAGTCTCAATTTATTCCGGAGAAGGTTCATCTTTGCCTTTAGGTTTTCCTTTGGCCAATATTCCTATTAAACCACCAATAATGCCCAGTATTCCACTGGTAATAAAGCTAATCACGGCATTTTCTGCGATAAACATTAAACTTCCGGGGAGGAAGATAATGGCTGCTATTAAAGAACCCAATCCACCGGCAAGCCCACCATTTATAATACCTTCTTTATAAATTCCGCCAGCCCAGTATGCTGCTATGAAACCCCCTATTATAGGTGCAAAAATGCTTATAAATATAGAAACTGCGGTATCCATAGATATGAAAAGAATTCCAATTGTTTCCAGTACAACCGTTGCCACAAAACCAATAGCCACTGCTGTCCAATTGACCATTATTTTATCCCTCCATCACCATTTTATTTTATAAAAATTTGTATAGGATATTAAGTATAGGTTATTCAATTAATTCCCATATTCCTAAGCCCCAAAACTTCCTTTAACTACAATTCCAATTGTTCCTCCGATAATTCCAAGTATAAGGCCAAATATAAACCCTATGGTTAGACCGCCAATAATTGCGGTGAATGCACCTAATAAAACCAATCCCAAGATCGCTCCTCCGAAGGCACCGGCAATTCCACCATTAACCGCACCATCTTTGTAGTCCCCACCTACCATATAAGCTGCAACAAAACCCCCTATTATAGGGGCTAAAATGCCTAAAAATGGTAAGAAAATCCCAATTAATCCGATAATCACAGTTATAACAATTCCGATAATTACAGGGGTCCAATTGGTCATGATAATCACCAATTAATGAATTATCAGTAACTTTCAGTAGATGTTACTGTATGTGAATGTTTATGTTGCGATAATAATATTATGGTAATTTTATCCATTAATTATTATTCTTTTTTTTGGAGGGTCATGATCCTATCCCAGATTATTATCCATTTTCAATGCATCAGCCACCAAACTGGCCACAGAAACATTACTAACTTCAGATTTAAGGGTGTTTGTTCCCACCACATCATCTGCTCCGGCAGAGAATATTTTAAGCAGGGCATCACCCACCAGCACCGGGTGCACACAGCCAACTATAATCTTACTGGCATGGTGTTCAGTTAGGATCCCACAGGCATTAACAATGGTTCCACCAGTACTAATTATATCATCGATGATAACCGCGTCTCTACCATCCACATCCAGATTTTTGGGTTTCGTCTCCACCTTCTCCGGGGATAAGCGTATTTTCTCCAAATAATCTGATTCACAGTTAAGGATTTGTGCTATTTCCTGGGCAAAGCCTAGAGCGCCTTTATCTGGAGCTATAATTACTGGGTCTTCCACATTATTCTTCACATAATCCGCAATGGCAGGCATAGCTGATAGATTGTAGGCGGGAATGTTAAATAGATCACAGATGCCTTGTTCATGGAGGTTCATACTGTAAACCGAACTAGCACCAGCAAATTCTATTAACTGGCAGACCACCCTGGCAGAGACTGCTTCACCTTTATTAAAACTTTTTTCCTGCCTACCGTAACCAAAATAGGGGATCACGGTGCGTATGTTAGTAATATCCATTTCACGGAGGGTTTTCAAAATGAGGAAGAGTTCCATGAGGTTTTCATCCTGAGGGTAGCCAGTGGACTGTACCACCACCACATCATCCTCCACATCTCCCTTAATTCTTAAGTAACGTTCCCCGTCAGGGAATTTCCGGGTTTCTATTGGGCAAAGTACATCATCCATTTCATGGGCAATATTAGCAGCCAGTTTCTGGGAAGAAGATCCTCCAATTATCATTAAAATCACCATAAATTTATTTAAAATATTACTAAAGATTTCAAATAGCTTATTTCAACTTCCGGGGCGATAATCGCCATGGGAAGAAACTACTAGTTTTTTACTTTCACTTTTAATTATTTGTTAACTTTATTAATAAGCTTCCCATAACATAGGTTAAATACAAGCTTAGAGAGGTAGTCCAATGCACGAATTATCCATGGCCCAGGCCATAGTGGACACAGTACTAGATGCTGCAGAGAAAAACAACGCCACAGAGGTAGTGGAAGTCACTATTGAAGTGGGAATGCTCACTATGTTAAATCCTGAGCAGTTAAAATTTTTATTAGATGTCATAGTTGAGGATACAATTCTTAAAAACGCAGAAATCATTATCGAAGATGTACCTGTGGAAATTGAATGCCGAGGCTGTGAATTTACAGGACTGGCCAATACTGATGGTTCTGACCATTATCTGGCCATAGTAGTATGCCCTGAATGTGGGGAAAGAAATGTGGAAGTTTTAACTGGAAAAGAATGTAACGTTAAAACCATTAAAATAGAGAAGAGTGATGAGGATGCATAAAGTTGCAGAAGTGGAAGTTCAACACGATATAATGGTGGCTAACCGTAAATTAGCCCGGAGAAATCAAAGAATACTTGATAAGGACCGAGTTTTCTCAGTGGATGTGGTGGGAGCCATAGGATCCGGAAAAACATCCCTTATCGAAGCTATAATTGATGCGGTGGACTATAGGATAGGGGTTATTGCCGGGGATGTCATCAGCAAATACGATGCCGGCCGGTTTGAAAAACATGGTGTGCCTGTGGTGGGATTAAACACTGGTAAAGAATGCCATTTAGATGCTCACCTGGTGGAACATGCCCTGCATGATTTGCCCCTGGAAGATATTGATGTATTGTTCATTGAAAATGTGGGTAACCTCATATGTCCAGTGGACTTTGACCTGGGCAGCCATATGCGTATGGTGGTAATCAGTGTCACCGAAGGAGACGACACC
This DNA window, taken from Methanobacterium subterraneum, encodes the following:
- a CDS encoding DUF5518 domain-containing protein; protein product: MVNWTAVAIGFVATVVLETIGILFISMDTAVSIFISIFAPIIGGFIAAYWAGGIYKEGIINGGLAGGLGSLIAAIIFLPGSLMFIAENAVISFITSGILGIIGGLIGILAKGKPKGKDEPSPE
- a CDS encoding DUF5518 domain-containing protein, producing MTNWTPVIIGIVITVIIGLIGIFLPFLGILAPIIGGFVAAYMVGGDYKDGAVNGGIAGAFGGAILGLVLLGAFTAIIGGLTIGFIFGLILGIIGGTIGIVVKGSFGA
- a CDS encoding ribose-phosphate diphosphokinase, translated to MIIGGSSSQKLAANIAHEMDDVLCPIETRKFPDGERYLRIKGDVEDDVVVVQSTGYPQDENLMELFLILKTLREMDITNIRTVIPYFGYGRQEKSFNKGEAVSARVVCQLIEFAGASSVYSMNLHEQGICDLFNIPAYNLSAMPAIADYVKNNVEDPVIIAPDKGALGFAQEIAQILNCESDYLEKIRLSPEKVETKPKNLDVDGRDAVIIDDIISTGGTIVNACGILTEHHASKIIVGCVHPVLVGDALLKIFSAGADDVVGTNTLKSEVSNVSVASLVADALKMDNNLG
- the hypA gene encoding hydrogenase maturation nickel metallochaperone HypA yields the protein MHELSMAQAIVDTVLDAAEKNNATEVVEVTIEVGMLTMLNPEQLKFLLDVIVEDTILKNAEIIIEDVPVEIECRGCEFTGLANTDGSDHYLAIVVCPECGERNVEVLTGKECNVKTIKIEKSDEDA
- the hypB gene encoding hydrogenase nickel incorporation protein HypB, whose amino-acid sequence is MHKVAEVEVQHDIMVANRKLARRNQRILDKDRVFSVDVVGAIGSGKTSLIEAIIDAVDYRIGVIAGDVISKYDAGRFEKHGVPVVGLNTGKECHLDAHLVEHALHDLPLEDIDVLFIENVGNLICPVDFDLGSHMRMVVISVTEGDDTVEKHPLIFQDADLVVINKVDLADAVGADSDKMVSDVAEINPEVQVIKTSLKTGKGFDDVIGAINIFINEN